In Colletes latitarsis isolate SP2378_abdomen chromosome 12, iyColLati1, whole genome shotgun sequence, the sequence ATTCGTAATGCACGTTCGCATTGATAAGTTCAGAGGCAGTTTGATGCAGGCTTGTTGACCTTTCGTTCCTAAAgtcgattttatatttttaaggacGGTTCCCGCGGATACGTTATTGCATCATATTTGCGCGCACCGCGGCGTTAAACTTTACGTAAACGAAGTTAAATGGGGATCCATATTTACACGAACCTTTTGCCGCGCTAAATTCGCCTCTGAAATTGTGTCGATTAATAACGAAGCACTCCGTGTAATTACTCGAAACGAGTACACGGGCTCGATCCTATAAAAGCGAGTTTTACTCACAAATGAAGGTCACGACCCGGACGAGCGCTTTTTGAATGAAACTGGGCTTAAATCGAAGACTTTTACCGAAATTCAAAATGGCGGTACTCTCCAGCTGGGTCTGGAAGACTCTCGCCAAGACAACTCTAATTGTATCATTATTTATCCATATTCTCACTCGTACGATATACTTCAAACGACCCTAAGGGGGTCATAGATAGATCTGTAGCTGTCTCATAACGTATACAATATTAAATAACACATTTTTTTATCACATTCTGATGCAGTATTTCGAGTAGAGTACAGTGGACTATAATTGAAGGTCATTTGAGGTCACTGTAGATCTACCCGGTTATGTGAAACGGCCTGTAGACTTGGAGGAAAGGAATAAAGGGGTCGTACGCTTTTGCCGTAGGATCGATATCGTACGCGAGCGAGAATATCGGCTGTCTGGAACGCGAATTCTGCACCGTTGGGTTCGTTTCTGTAGAAAAATTCTGATCAGCGGGGGTTGAACGGCATTGATAGGCCCGATGTCTATCAGCTATCCGTGTCTGAAGAGTTACGTCGAAAATCCTGTCCCCCCCGCCTGCCCCCGTTGCCAGTCGGCGAGTTAAGCTCGCATCCGGACGTGGAGCCGAAGCGGAAGGAAGGGGACGTGACGTCGCGATTAAAGCGAATTAAACGAGCGAATTGTACGAATCGTCGTGGCCACGCGTAGACCAGCTATTCACGACTATCCTTCGTCCACGTTTATCGAGATTTTGATTCAGATTCGCTGGCGATCGTGAAAATCGTCAAGCTCGAACTTCGAGGAGACGTTTTTCCACCCCCTGCGCTGCACCACGAGTATCTATTAAAATTCTTTCCACGAAACGCAACTAGGAGCGTCTGTGAGTGTAGATCGCTTAGCAACAAGTGAAATTGGGGGTGGAAATCCTCCGTACGAGGCGCGAGCTGATCGATGAGGCATTGAGCACCGTGGTCTACACCATCCACAGACTCTAGTATTCGCCGCTGACGTTATTTTTGGACACTCTGTGCGTTTGGAAAATAGACTACGGTGCTTGTACATTCGCTTTACACAGAAAGTATCTTAAAAGTTTGCGTTACGCGGATGCGGAGGAGCTTGCGCGTCGTTTGCAGTTACCCGCGTGTGTCGTTGAGAGCATCTTTGACTCGGTCGAGCGACGACGATGTTCGATATAACGTCGATAATGCGGTTAACGGTAGGCACCGTCGAGGGAGTAGCCTCACGGATTCACACGAACACGCAGAACCTTTAAAACGAACGGGGCATCCTTGAAACGCGGCTCCAGTCGTTCCACTGACATTTTCCATGGGTGTATTTTCGCCGTACATTGCGTAACCGCGTTCAACCGTCGATGGTTAGAAACCTTACAGCGGGAACCTTTTTGCCGTGGGTTGAAAAACAAAAGGACGGTGAAGGTTTCCAGTTTAAATTAAACGGCTTCCATCCTGAGTCTTTCCTAAGGGCCTGAAAACTGTTAAAACGTAGGTTTAGATCGTTGAAACGGTCGCAAATATAAGAATTGATATTACGTTAAAACATTGATCTTCGTTTGTGTAAACTAGTATCGCGTTTCTAACGAGGTCTCAGTTGCCTGGAGAGGCCTTTCATTATCTGCGTGCATTAGGCATTCGTCatcctttgtttttaaattcttaAGCAAGGGGCGAGATAACGCGTGCATGCAGGTTCGACGGATTGTCAGCTTTACAGTTGCGGCGCGTTTGTCGAAACGAATTGCCAAGTCCAGTGTTTATCAGCCTATCGATAAACACGATAAATAATTTGATAGAACGGGCGTGAAATATCGAAAGAAAGTTCAATGTTACGGTCGGTTGATTTCGAATCGTCCTCGGGCGAGAAACAAATCAGCGATCACATGGAAGACGGGCATCGGTGCGTTGGAAAAGCAGCGATCTATGAATGGAGGCGAGCCTCGGATCAGTCGACAAGCAAGGACGACTAATTATAGCGTTAGTATCTCTCGGCTTCATTTTGTACATTAACCACGCACAGTCTATGCATATGTATGTACACACACGTACACGTAGCAACACAGTGTCCCGACTTTATCACCTGGAGGAAGCTTGTTTTTGATAATATCAAAGACTGCCTCATCGAACAGCTAGTTACTAACCGAGTTAAAGAAAATACAGACGTTGCATTGTCTCCAGCCGTGAAAGTTGCACAAAACTCGACATTTCAGTTCCAAACAATGCATAGGaatgaataaaattacattCAGTCTGCGCGGATGACGTTCAATTTCGCCTCAGGACATTCTTTTGTACCTCCGTCCGTTTTAGAGATATAACTTCTCCCAGTTGCGTGGGACACTGTGTGTATTATATAGACGTGTACAATATACATGTGCGTGTAGATATATCGCGGAACATTCAATTCCGAGACACGGGTTACTCCTGCAATAGAGGACGTGACCCAGTTTAACGGTGACGTAAAGCGGCTCAGGATTGAAATTCAGGAAGGACACGCGCCACGGCGAACTCCAgcgtcttttcttttctttccatcCTGCATCCCGTTACCCAGATCCCGGATAGAGTGGCAACTTTCCTCCAAATGTGAATTTTAACGCTTTAACCCATCGTCCCGTACCTAAGaacattatttaatattaatctcgCTGTAAATCTTGATAGTAACTAGATTCTAGTTGAATCTGGCGATTGTGAAGATTACTAAttagataaaataaatataaatggagGCGTGGTAGCGCGACATCCGTTGTTGAAGTATCAACGCGCAAGAAAAAGGAGAGAAAAAGTATTTCGCGGTAGGTCGAGTGTTCGCCTTTCATCCTTGACCTGCTCCCGCACGGGACACGATGGCCTGTAATTATGTCATCGTGTTGCTCAAATGTGCCTGGGATGCATCGACCCATTTTTCGAGCTGAGAACGTCGAATTAATTTCTGACACTGTTGGAACAAGCTCCGGAGACGAATGCGTGTATATCGGGTCGTACAGCGAGTAACAAGTACTTTCTGACAGAAACTTGAGTACAGTCGTTCCATCATCGACACCTACAAAACATTAACAAGATAGACTATGTCCCTCGAATTGTCTTAAAAaatcactatacagggtgttccgtcaaccctgggaaaaattttaatgggagattctagaggccaaaataagacgaaaatcaagaatatcaattttttgattgaggcttcgttaaaaagttattaaatattaaattaaaaaatttcaaatcgttttggaaaaattattttcggttgcaggggtcaattacaataatttttggtgaataaacctacccccgaaatcccacccactttctaaaaaaaaattctgtacaggcggaactttaaacgttaataattttttaacgaagcctttatcaacaaattaatattcttgatttttatcttattttggcctctagaatctcccattaaaatttttcccaggggtggccgaacaccctgtatattcttcttATTTATTTCAGTTCATACTTATACCTTACAAAATTAAACACCAACATATTCTTCTTACGTTCGTACCATCCTTATACGTGCAAGTATGAAAACGTATGACATCATACTGGTTTACGAAAGTACCGGTATTATCAGCAGTAAATTTATTCTGTCCACAACATGTGTTCTTTTACGATCCATTTCTTCTGTATAATTCATTGAATAAATTTAGTACAGCTCGGTTAAAATATTGAAACCGTTCACTGCAGAATTGATACAGGCTTCTGTATATAGATACAAAGCCACAATAAATAATCTCTGGCCAATCGGCAACAAACATTCCTTTTCTTAATCCATATTTCATCAGAAGGTCGTCGTGGACGCACTGAGGCACTGAAAATAAAAAGATGGCTGCAGAAGTCTATTGTGAACATCTGGACCGATTGAAGTTAGCATTGAGAATGAAACTATGGCCAGCTGTATTCGACAGAGAGTCTTCTTTTGCCAGGATAACAGGTGACCGCATGTCGCGAAACAGACATTGTGAAAAGTGGAAGAATTTGGTTGAGAAAGGCCGATGAGTCGGCCAGCCTACTTCCCGGATGTTGCATCAACAGTCTGTCACCTTTCAGAGAAAAAATGAATGCAGCACGGGACGCGCAAAAGCAATCCTATGCTTTAAAGGCACGTTGCAATTATAGATTTCTCTGACGTGCGGACCATTGTCTTTTTCTGCAGTAGTAGTGGGTGCCGCGGGCGTGCTTTCGTCCTACGTCACTGCGTTTACGTTTGTTCGTGACCGGGTCTATTTTTAACATCATTAGTGCCTTTTATACGGTTCGATTTAATTGTTCCACGATCCCTTCGGATTAAAATTTGCTTCCACTAAGACGAGGCATCTAACAAGGCAGACAGACTATCAGTAATCATCAAAATCAGTTGATTACTGTGTAATTTTATAATAGGGAACGCCTCTTGTACTGTAAACAACATAAAAATATTATCAAACACAGACTCACAGCGGCTCAGAGGAAAAACATGGCACTGAAAGTATATTAGAATTACCTGTTTATTATTTCTCACTTATATATACGGTtataaaacatttatttatcggtacttatttaaaaaaagaaaagattgtTCGTTTGCATGTAGAAAAGTGTATGTATCGACAGAGACATAATAGTAAAGCTCTGTTATATTAACACTATGTGTctaaaatttattacaatttaacACAAAATATTGATACGCTTGTTATGTTTTTCATAGGAACAAAGTGCGGTCGATGCATCAGCCTTAAATAAGTGTTCCTCGATTACAATTTGTATTATGTACAAATTGTAGTAGACTGAGAAAACGATACAAGAATGCttagaaatatttttcaagcttGCTCTTCAGTTTACTAGGATCTACATCAGGGCCGTGTCGCTCCACAACTTTGCCTTCCTTGTCGACGATGAACTTGGTGAAGTTCCATTTGATGAAGCTTCCCATCAATCCTCCTTGTTCCTTTTTCAAATACTTCCAAAGGGGATGAGCCTCGCCTCCGTTCACCTTGATTTTCTCGAACAAGTCGAATTTCACCTAGAACAGAATGCAAGCATACGTTGAGCAAGTTTCCATTTGTATCCATACGTGTATTTGTAAAAGATTCGAATACCTTTTGTCGTTCAGCGAAACTGCATATTTCCTCGCTCCCACCTGGTTCTTGTCCGTTAAATTGGTTGCAAGGGAAAGCCAAAATTCGTAAACCTGTAAACGTATCGTTTCGTAATTGATCGATAGTGTTAACAAGTGTGTTGGAAAATAGATTTATCGGATTCATTGTACCTTTGGACTCGGCGTATTCATCGTACAATTCATTCAGTTCTTTGTAATTTGTCGCTGTGAGTCCGCATTCTGACGCCACATTTACTATCAAGCATACATGATCCTTGTATCTGAAAATACGACAAAATGAACGGTATACATGTGTACATGAATATGCAGAGTGTtcagccaccactgggaaaaattttaatggcagattctagaggtcaaaataaaacgaaaatcaaaaatttcaatttgttgattgaggcttcgttaaaaagttattaaacaattaaattgaaaaatttaaaatcgaaaaattatatttagttacaggggttaattacaagcatttttggtgaatagacataccctcaaattcgtacgcgttttcgagaaaaaaattcgagtaggtatgaaatttttcgaaaaaattaaatattccaaatcgttcaaaaaaaattatttttagttgcaggggtcaattacaatcatttttggtcattatacatacccccgaaatcctactcagtttcgagaaaaaaattctttaccgaaaatataccgtgtgggcagaaatgtttctataactttttaacgaagccaaaatcaacaaattagtatccttgattttcgtcttattttggcctctagaatctccttgtATAAAAGAACAATTAGCCAGCTTGACGGGAATACTTACGTCGAAAGTGGGACATCTTCGCCTTTGATGTTTTTGACGGTAAAATCGTAAATCGATTTAGCGTCCTTGTAATTCTCATTTCCGCTCATGGTTGCTGCCGCGACTGAAATTGGTCGATATTTAGAATATCTCAATGTTATTTTACACGGAATATGTCATTCATAGTGGATTTAAAGTGCTGGAAACACAACGAATGCAAAGAACGAGAAATGGCGCGAAACAGACACCTTCCACATTTTTGGCGGTAAAATTGTTAATCGATTTAGCTTCCTTGTAATTCTCATTTCCGCTCATGGTTGCTGCCACGACTGAATTCTACCGATATTTAGAATATCTCAATGTTATTTTACACGGAATATGTCATTTATAGTGGATTTAAAGTGCTGGAAACACAACGAATGCAAAGAATGAGAAATGGCGCGAAACAGACACCTTCCACATTTTTGGCGGTAAAATCGTTAATCGATTTAGCTTCCTCGTAATTCCCATTTCCGTTCATGGTTGCTGCCACGACTGAATTCGACTGACATTTAGAATATCTCAATGATTTTACACGGAATATGTCATTTATAGTGGATTTAAAGTGCTGGAAACACAACGAATGCAAAGAACAAAAAATGGCGCGAAACAGAAACAATGTAGTCTTCTATCGGTGTGTGTGTTTTTCGTCTCGATCGTAGATGTGTGAAGGTTAGAAACTCGCGTTAATTTAACCCTAACCTTACTCGTGTAATGATTACTTGCAACTTCTTCATAATTAATGTATGACACGTCGTGCATGGATCGTTCTCATTGGCGTGTGCAAAGTTTACTATATTGATTGTGTGTTCAATGCTGTGACATTTAGCACGTATCGTTTCAAAGTTACGTTCCTGTTATTTTATGCTTATACTACTACACATTATACCTTCAAACTGTGAAAGGTAAACGAATATTGTATTTGTTAACGACATAAATTGGAGCAAATAACATTCTGATAACATGCTACAAGCGATACAAAACACAGCAGAAATTCCCAACCTAAATTTAGCATGTTTATCAGGCAGTTCACAGATTGCTAGCAATCTTTCGAGCTTTGGTGGTCAAATTTTAAATACTGTAGAAATATTTTGTGTGCTGATCTTGTTTATTAGGATACGTAGATACGCTAAATGAGTTGGGAACATCTGAGTCGTAGTATTATCCTACTAGTAGGCACATACGCACGCAGAATATAAGTATTCACTGACCGTGATATGAAAGGACATGGCAAGATACGCTTGCTTCGTCGTAAAGTTTCTGCACACGTGAGATTAATTTCGAGATCGTTGggtaattttgttaaaaaagcAGTAATACTTCTTTTTAAATAGTAGCGATACTGTGCATCTTTTTATACGAATGAATTTATAATACGAACTGTTTTCGATGCAATGCTCGCGATATTATATCGTACAATTGTTAATAATCGTCTCTGTAGTTTGATCTTTGGATGGATTACTATCGTATTAAGTTTCATCCTTGAAATAAAAAGATTGCACCTCGGTTTTCTCATAGCAGGACGGGGGAAGAGGGGAACAGGTGTAAAACTTATCGAATTACGTGCCTGTGAAATTTCGAATAAAGTGATTGACAAATCCCACTGGCAGCACCAATTTCATAAAACGCATTCTTCGGTGCGTAGTATTGCTGTACGTACACGATTGTGCCCCTGAAATTGTACTAATACTATTTACGATTCGAGAAGTCCAAGCTAAATAACGCGTAGCAGATTAGTTTACCGTGATTTCGAACAAGTTATATACAAAATGTGGAATTTGATATTTGTCATTCTTTATTGAAGGGATGTAGAGATGTAGTAGATAACGGTAATCGCGATAAAATTCTGATGTCTAAACGACGGATAAGATTATAAACAACTATGTAATTTTGTTCTTGGGTAAACCGTGGTATGATACTGCTGTAAAATAGCGTGAAGAATATGTATatcaaagaataattttttaaaaaaccgtTACAATGAAATTTTTGCACGCGACGGATTGAAATCGATTGCCATC encodes:
- the Gtpx1 gene encoding glutathione peroxidase-like 1 isoform X1, with protein sequence MRFMKLVLPVGFVNHFIRNFTVAAATMSGNENYKDAKSIYDFTVKNIKGEDVPLSTYKDHVCLIVNVASECGLTATNYKELNELYDEYAESKGLRILAFPCNQFNGQEPGGSEEICSFAERQKVKFDLFEKIKVNGGEAHPLWKYLKKEQGGLMGSFIKWNFTKFIVDKEGKVVERHGPDVDPSKLKSKLEKYF
- the Gtpx1 gene encoding glutathione peroxidase-like 1 isoform X2, encoding MSGNENYKDAKSIYDFTVKNIKGEDVPLSTYKDHVCLIVNVASECGLTATNYKELNELYDEYAESKGLRILAFPCNQFNGQEPGGSEEICSFAERQKVKFDLFEKIKVNGGEAHPLWKYLKKEQGGLMGSFIKWNFTKFIVDKEGKVVERHGPDVDPSKLKSKLEKYF